One stretch of Rosistilla oblonga DNA includes these proteins:
- a CDS encoding sulfatase yields the protein MINRVTIWASSIAIMLVVTDGVVQAADGRKPNIVFIMADDLGWADVGYNGAEFYETPNIDALCRSGMEFTDAYPGAANCMPSRSCIMSGMYTPRTKMWTPGMVSKGEQRYMRLLVPSRQKPKGDGKIPTVGSLDPETFSLARLLKQVDYKTLHLGKWHLGSGSGLGFDRNDVDGRGADLKKDHKFYGNKNVAQWLTDAAVDYISDNKDDPFFIYLNHFDVHTPINARAAVVDKYKRKLASKKWSRNWNPVYAAMIEAVDRSVGRLRQAIEENGIQQETLVIFTSDNGGYGRATWNTPLKGSKGGFYEGGIRTPLVMSWPGKIKPGSVCDTPVTGVDYMPTFAEMTGAPLAKDQPLDGVSIVPLMMGNAIAPRAIYWHYPLYLNGEVQVKPIYGTDRMYWRGTPCSVVRMGDWKLMEFFETGSIELYNLRDDLGESTDLADQHPEKAAELLKVLKKWQVETEADIPRTLNPDFDPDYAPAGKKGAR from the coding sequence ATGATCAATCGGGTAACAATTTGGGCATCCAGCATCGCGATCATGCTGGTCGTGACTGATGGAGTCGTTCAAGCGGCAGACGGCAGGAAGCCCAATATCGTCTTCATCATGGCAGACGATTTGGGCTGGGCGGACGTCGGCTACAACGGCGCGGAGTTCTACGAAACGCCCAACATCGACGCGCTCTGTCGGTCGGGGATGGAGTTCACCGATGCGTATCCTGGTGCTGCGAACTGCATGCCCTCACGGTCCTGCATCATGAGCGGAATGTATACGCCGCGGACGAAGATGTGGACTCCCGGAATGGTCTCCAAGGGAGAGCAGCGTTACATGCGGTTGTTGGTTCCCAGCAGGCAGAAGCCAAAAGGAGACGGCAAGATCCCAACCGTTGGTAGCTTGGATCCCGAGACGTTTTCGTTGGCCCGCTTGCTGAAGCAAGTCGACTACAAAACGTTGCACCTGGGCAAATGGCACCTCGGTTCGGGCAGCGGGCTCGGCTTCGACAGGAACGATGTCGACGGGCGCGGCGCCGACTTGAAGAAGGATCACAAATTCTACGGCAACAAAAATGTCGCTCAGTGGCTGACCGATGCGGCTGTCGATTACATCTCCGACAACAAAGACGATCCGTTTTTTATCTATCTGAACCACTTCGACGTTCACACTCCGATCAATGCTCGCGCCGCCGTGGTCGACAAATACAAGAGGAAGCTGGCATCGAAAAAGTGGAGCCGGAACTGGAACCCCGTTTACGCCGCGATGATCGAAGCTGTCGATAGATCGGTTGGCCGGCTGCGGCAGGCGATCGAGGAGAACGGGATCCAGCAGGAGACGCTGGTAATCTTTACGTCCGACAACGGCGGGTATGGCAGAGCGACCTGGAACACGCCGCTGAAAGGTTCCAAAGGTGGCTTCTACGAAGGCGGTATTCGCACGCCGCTTGTCATGAGTTGGCCCGGGAAGATCAAGCCGGGATCCGTCTGCGATACGCCGGTGACGGGCGTCGATTACATGCCGACGTTTGCCGAAATGACGGGGGCGCCGTTGGCGAAGGACCAGCCGCTGGACGGCGTCTCCATCGTTCCACTGATGATGGGCAACGCGATCGCTCCGCGCGCGATCTACTGGCACTACCCGCTGTATCTCAACGGAGAAGTGCAGGTGAAGCCGATCTACGGGACCGACCGGATGTATTGGCGAGGGACGCCCTGCAGCGTCGTCCGGATGGGCGATTGGAAGCTGATGGAGTTTTTTGAGACCGGATCGATCGAGCTCTATAACCTGCGGGATGACTTAGGCGAAAGCACCGATCTCGCCGACCAACATCCGGAAAAGGCGGCCGAGTTATTGAAGGTGCTCAAGAAATGGCAGGTCGAAACGGAGGCGGATATCCCCCGG
- a CDS encoding DUF1501 domain-containing protein, which translates to MQASRRNFVYSLGTSLGSIALSAMLSDDAQAASVANDSAAAPLAPKAGHFPAKARNCIFLMMEGGPSHIDTFDPKPSLSKLHLKEFTRQGEQKSAMESGKRYYVESPFRFGKHGESGADMADNWTHLSKLADDLCFYRGCQVDSVNHPTAMYQMNCGNRFGGDPGLGAWVTYGLGSENQNLPGFLVLPEVSYPQGGAANWSNGYLPAFYQGTPLRPKGSPILDLQPPPGVSAARQRANLDFLNKLNADHAAKHPAHDDLNARIESYELAFRMQMEVPDAIDLSGEDAKTLDLYGIGGEATDAFGRKCLLARKMVEKGVRFVQLYNGSWDSHDYIERAHGNLVRSVDQPIAALIQDLKQRGLLESTLIVWCGEFGRTPDNGVRGGVAYGRDHNPNAMTIWMAGGGCNAGHTIGATDELGMTAVENVHHVRDFHCTLLRLLGLDDNKLTYYHAGRFKQLSQFGGKVIDELIA; encoded by the coding sequence ATGCAAGCTTCACGACGAAATTTCGTTTATTCGTTGGGTACTTCCCTCGGTAGCATTGCGCTCTCCGCGATGCTGTCGGACGATGCGCAAGCGGCCTCAGTCGCCAACGACAGCGCCGCGGCGCCGCTGGCTCCTAAGGCGGGGCATTTTCCGGCGAAGGCTAGGAATTGCATCTTTCTGATGATGGAGGGTGGGCCGTCACACATCGACACCTTTGACCCCAAGCCGTCGCTGAGCAAGTTGCACTTGAAGGAGTTCACTCGCCAGGGTGAGCAGAAATCGGCGATGGAAAGTGGCAAACGCTATTACGTCGAGAGCCCGTTCCGTTTCGGCAAACACGGCGAAAGCGGAGCCGACATGGCGGATAACTGGACGCACCTCTCCAAGCTCGCCGACGATCTATGCTTCTATCGCGGATGCCAAGTCGACAGCGTCAATCACCCGACGGCGATGTATCAAATGAACTGTGGCAATCGCTTCGGCGGCGATCCGGGACTGGGGGCATGGGTGACTTACGGGCTGGGTAGCGAAAACCAAAACCTACCCGGCTTCCTGGTCCTGCCCGAGGTGTCGTATCCGCAAGGCGGCGCGGCGAATTGGAGCAACGGCTACCTGCCCGCTTTTTATCAGGGAACGCCGCTGCGTCCCAAGGGATCGCCGATCCTCGACCTGCAACCGCCGCCCGGCGTGAGCGCCGCGAGGCAGCGAGCGAATCTCGATTTCCTGAACAAACTCAACGCCGACCATGCCGCGAAGCATCCCGCTCACGATGACCTAAACGCTCGGATCGAAAGCTACGAACTGGCCTTCCGCATGCAGATGGAAGTCCCCGATGCGATCGATCTGTCGGGAGAGGACGCGAAGACGCTGGACCTTTATGGCATCGGTGGCGAGGCGACCGATGCCTTTGGCCGCAAGTGCCTGCTGGCTCGAAAGATGGTCGAAAAAGGAGTCCGTTTCGTCCAACTCTACAACGGTTCCTGGGACAGCCACGACTACATCGAACGCGCTCACGGCAACTTAGTCCGCAGCGTCGATCAACCGATCGCCGCGCTGATCCAAGACTTGAAACAGCGTGGGTTGTTGGAGAGCACATTGATCGTGTGGTGCGGCGAATTCGGTCGCACTCCGGACAATGGAGTTCGTGGCGGCGTAGCATATGGTCGCGATCACAATCCCAACGCGATGACGATCTGGATGGCTGGAGGCGGCTGCAATGCCGGACATACGATCGGTGCGACCGACGAGCTGGGCATGACCGCTGTCGAAAACGTCCACCACGTCCGCGATTTCCACTGCACCCTGCTTCGTCTGCTGGGCTTGGACGACAACAAATTGACTTACTATCACGCCGGACGCTTTAAACAGCTCAGTCAATTCGGCGGCAAGGTGATCGATGAACTGATTGCATGA
- a CDS encoding transposase: MIGELFDPKAELFIHEHCRPHWSQVGAIVFITFRTADSIPKEVIERWEREKQDWLERKGLSITGQHWSQIVPTLDDSIREMFNRNFDRCREDCLDTCLGECVLRRPALAKIVGDALLYFDAIRYRMGDFIVMPNHVHALVAFSTPEALATQTDSWLHYTAFEINKTLDRKGKFWQQEPFDHLVRSPEQYDYLRDYIQYNPQKAGLNPGEYLYRRYE, translated from the coding sequence ATGATTGGCGAATTGTTTGATCCGAAAGCCGAACTATTCATCCATGAGCATTGCCGACCGCATTGGTCCCAAGTTGGCGCAATCGTGTTTATTACGTTCCGGACTGCAGATTCGATTCCGAAGGAAGTCATTGAACGTTGGGAGCGGGAAAAGCAAGATTGGCTCGAGCGGAAAGGCCTTTCAATCACAGGTCAACACTGGTCTCAGATTGTGCCTACGCTCGACGACAGCATTCGCGAGATGTTCAATCGCAATTTTGATCGCTGTCGAGAAGATTGTCTCGACACATGTTTAGGTGAATGTGTCTTGCGTCGCCCAGCACTAGCTAAAATTGTGGGCGATGCCTTGCTTTATTTTGATGCCATCCGATATCGGATGGGCGATTTCATCGTAATGCCCAATCATGTGCATGCACTTGTCGCTTTCAGCACCCCCGAAGCACTGGCAACCCAAACCGACTCCTGGCTCCATTACACCGCGTTTGAAATCAACAAAACGCTCGATCGTAAAGGAAAATTCTGGCAACAAGAGCCATTTGATCATCTTGTTCGCAGTCCTGAGCAATACGATTACCTTCGCGATTACATCCAATACAATCCACAGAAAGCTGGGCTTAATCCAGGCGAATATCTATATCGACGCTATGAATGA
- a CDS encoding PSD1 and planctomycete cytochrome C domain-containing protein yields the protein MVAFRSAKVCPHRSIIRTIHTLALLAVLLTSGIAPASAADKPNKELSGESEVLFVRRIAPMFREKCLGCHGQDPEAIEGGIDFRTIAPLLAGGDSGEAGIVPGQPNASSIYLAAARGEDAFSAMPPKESEALSEEQLRWLSRWIETGAHWPSDERTLAIETEFADAWSSEDGVKVNTSGGLDSNWTNRRYDPAGLWAYQPVAGRLSLRDNDANFHEAKRDDVDHFIDDAMPDGIAVAPRADRRTLIRRATFDLTGLPPTPGEIASFLSDPADDVTAFRSLVDRLLASPHYGERMAQHWLDVTRYADSSGFANDYQRGNAWRYRDYVIRSFNDDKPYDQFVREQIAGDEIDPDDPEGIIAVGFLRMGPWELTGMEVAKVARMRFLDDVTNSVGETFLGQSLQCCRCHDHKFDPIPTRDYYSIQAVFATTQLAERPASFLRDENTSGFEEKTYLEQQRNSYAQTQQQLDEVLLENAEKWYDDMVAFRSAKERSDDQRPTAEQTTTQDERTFAERKATIKQRWNDAVTKAKQKRSGRGSFAAARGALISAGVDPQEIPPVRVGFTPQQFGLERVSRKGMQRLQWEFDRYQPFAHSVYNGYTPSMTSVSQPLRIPKDRTRGELEKSVIHTGGDPFAAGEPVAAGVLSVIEDQVSAEIPGTIDGRRTALANWIADPKNPLTTRVIANRVWQWHFGRAIAGNPNNFGSTGKRPTHPELLDWLAGELVASGWSIKHLHRTIMNSDTYCRSTRYPLPAEADEPQDPQSLDRDALARASNAYAVFLPRRLSAEELRDSMLSVSGELNPAVGGIPCRPIINAEVALQPRQVMGTFAAAWTPNPKPQQRNRRSIYVLKLRGLVTPGLEVFNAPSPDFSCERRDTSTVTPQVFAMFNSRNTHARARALAREAMQNTSDPTEAIGIIYQRLFCREATAEEIERSVTHWQRIQSMLPATADPVDPPAREVIREAVEENTGERFRFTETRHAVDDFQPDIQPSEMDPKIRALADVCLVLMNSNEFVYVY from the coding sequence ATGGTCGCATTTCGATCCGCGAAAGTGTGTCCCCACAGATCGATCATTCGAACAATCCACACGTTGGCCCTCCTGGCTGTCCTACTCACCAGCGGTATCGCACCGGCAAGCGCCGCGGACAAACCAAACAAAGAACTATCCGGCGAAAGCGAAGTCCTCTTCGTCCGCCGGATCGCACCGATGTTCCGTGAGAAGTGCCTCGGCTGTCACGGGCAGGATCCCGAAGCGATCGAAGGCGGGATCGACTTCCGCACGATCGCTCCATTGCTTGCTGGCGGAGATAGCGGCGAAGCTGGCATCGTACCGGGACAGCCCAACGCGAGCTCGATCTATCTGGCGGCGGCGCGAGGCGAAGACGCTTTCTCAGCGATGCCACCGAAAGAAAGCGAAGCCCTCAGCGAAGAACAGCTCCGGTGGCTCAGTCGTTGGATTGAAACGGGAGCCCACTGGCCATCGGATGAACGGACGCTCGCGATCGAAACGGAATTCGCCGACGCCTGGTCGTCCGAAGATGGCGTGAAGGTCAACACCTCCGGCGGTCTCGATAGCAACTGGACCAACCGGCGCTACGACCCGGCGGGACTGTGGGCCTATCAACCGGTCGCTGGTCGCCTTTCGCTCCGCGATAACGATGCGAACTTTCACGAAGCGAAACGGGACGATGTCGATCACTTCATCGACGATGCGATGCCCGACGGGATCGCCGTCGCACCACGAGCGGACCGCCGGACGCTGATCCGCCGTGCGACTTTCGATCTGACCGGATTGCCGCCGACGCCCGGCGAGATCGCTAGCTTCCTCAGCGACCCAGCGGATGACGTAACCGCCTTTCGCTCGCTCGTCGACCGCTTGCTCGCTTCACCTCATTACGGCGAACGGATGGCCCAACATTGGCTCGACGTGACTCGCTACGCCGACTCCTCCGGCTTCGCTAACGATTACCAGCGCGGCAACGCCTGGCGATACCGCGACTATGTCATCCGATCGTTTAACGACGACAAACCTTATGACCAATTTGTCCGCGAGCAGATCGCGGGGGACGAGATCGATCCCGACGATCCTGAAGGCATCATCGCCGTGGGGTTCCTTCGCATGGGCCCTTGGGAATTGACAGGCATGGAAGTCGCCAAGGTCGCCCGAATGCGATTCCTCGACGACGTGACCAACAGCGTGGGCGAAACGTTTCTCGGCCAATCGCTGCAATGCTGTCGTTGTCACGATCACAAATTCGATCCGATCCCTACTCGCGATTATTACAGCATCCAAGCCGTCTTCGCGACGACGCAATTGGCGGAACGACCTGCCAGTTTTCTGCGGGATGAGAACACCAGCGGTTTTGAAGAGAAGACGTATCTCGAACAGCAGCGGAACAGCTACGCCCAAACGCAGCAGCAGTTAGATGAAGTCCTGCTGGAGAACGCTGAAAAATGGTACGACGACATGGTCGCCTTTCGCTCCGCGAAAGAGCGTTCCGACGATCAACGTCCGACTGCGGAGCAAACGACGACTCAAGATGAGCGCACTTTCGCGGAGCGAAAGGCGACCATCAAGCAGCGATGGAACGATGCGGTTACCAAGGCAAAACAGAAACGTTCGGGGCGGGGGAGTTTTGCTGCCGCTCGTGGTGCACTGATCTCTGCGGGAGTCGATCCACAGGAGATACCACCGGTCCGCGTCGGATTCACTCCGCAACAATTTGGGCTCGAACGCGTCTCTCGCAAAGGCATGCAACGACTGCAGTGGGAATTCGATCGCTACCAACCGTTTGCACACTCGGTTTACAACGGGTACACGCCATCGATGACATCCGTCTCCCAACCGCTTCGAATACCCAAGGATCGCACTCGCGGTGAGCTCGAGAAATCGGTGATCCATACCGGCGGCGACCCGTTTGCCGCGGGCGAACCTGTCGCGGCGGGAGTGTTGAGTGTGATCGAGGACCAGGTTTCGGCGGAGATCCCCGGAACGATCGACGGTCGCCGAACAGCGCTCGCCAATTGGATCGCCGATCCCAAAAATCCGCTCACCACGCGCGTGATCGCCAACCGAGTCTGGCAATGGCACTTTGGTCGCGCGATCGCGGGAAATCCCAATAACTTCGGTTCGACTGGCAAACGCCCCACGCATCCCGAGTTGCTCGATTGGTTAGCCGGTGAATTGGTTGCCAGCGGTTGGTCGATCAAGCACCTGCACCGCACGATCATGAACTCCGACACCTACTGTCGGTCGACTCGATACCCGCTCCCCGCGGAAGCGGATGAACCGCAAGATCCCCAATCGCTTGATCGCGACGCTTTGGCCCGCGCGTCGAACGCGTACGCAGTCTTCCTGCCGCGGCGTTTGAGTGCGGAAGAGCTTCGCGATTCGATGCTGAGTGTCAGCGGCGAATTAAATCCCGCGGTGGGTGGCATTCCCTGCCGACCGATCATCAATGCGGAAGTTGCGTTGCAACCGCGTCAGGTGATGGGCACGTTTGCTGCGGCGTGGACACCGAATCCCAAGCCACAGCAACGCAACCGCCGCTCGATCTACGTTTTAAAACTCCGCGGCTTGGTCACGCCGGGGCTCGAAGTTTTCAACGCGCCGTCGCCCGACTTCTCCTGCGAACGCCGTGACACATCGACAGTCACGCCTCAGGTGTTTGCAATGTTTAACAGCCGTAACACGCACGCCCGGGCGAGGGCATTGGCAAGAGAAGCGATGCAAAACACCTCCGATCCAACCGAAGCGATCGGCATAATTTATCAGCGATTGTTTTGCCGCGAAGCGACAGCGGAAGAGATTGAGCGATCCGTGACGCATTGGCAGCGGATCCAGTCGATGCTGCCAGCGACAGCGGATCCGGTCGACCCGCCAGCTCGCGAAGTCATCCGCGAGGCGGTTGAAGAGAACACAGGCGAGCGATTCCGCTTCACCGAAACAAGACACGCCGTCGACGACTTCCAACCCGACATACAACCAAGCGAAATGGATCCGAAGATACGAGCCTTAGCCGATGTTTGTTTGGTGCTGATGAATAGCAACGAATTCGTATACGTGTACTGA